The sequence CGACCTAACTGCCAACAAAGTTGTGGCAACTGAGACAGCAAAGGTAAGTTATCCAATTTCATCACATGACAACGTTATCAATTCCCCATTTTTCACCACTCCCTTGGGAGTTCGTTGGACATTTACAATTGATTAAAACACCATCCAGGCATTTGCTGATGAGATGGGCATCCCGTTCATGGAGACGAGTGCCAAAAACGCCACCAACGTGGAGCAGGCCTTCATGGCTATGGCTGCATCCATCAAGGACAGGTAAAGCCGTACCAAGTGGCAAATGTGCTATTGCTATAGTGATATTCTACTGTGCTTGACGAAATCCTTCTTGCTGCTGTTCTCAGGATGGCCAGCCAACCAGCCGCGGCCAACGCAAGGCCAGCGACGGTGCAGATCCGCGGGCAACCCGTCAACCAGAagacgtcttgctgctcgtcttaaGCTTGCCTGATTTCTCTGGTTCCTTGTGACTATTACTACCGTTTGTGCGAGCATGCAAATGTATTTGTTGCATTATTGCTGATAGCATCTGTTCGTTGGCCAGATGAGTAGAGAGCTGAAAAAATGTTAAGAACACCATAGAGAGAAGTCTATCCGTGCTCTCTCAACTTAAGGAGCAAACAGCAAGACTTCATTTTTTTTCTACTTTACTGTTTATTAGTCGCGTTACATTTGTGAACAGTTATTGTAATGTCTTTTTTTTTAACTCTGTATTCGTAGTGAGATGAAATGCGTGTGTGGGCAACAAATTTCCTTTTTGGCTAGTTGAGTGGTCTTATCATTGTGCCCGGTGACGGTGACGGTGCCTCTGTCCTGTGGCCTTGCAATGGTCTGTGGGCTTCGAGTGGGTGTGATACTGATACGCCCTCTAGTGCGTTTTTGACATGGAGAAGAACGCCGCTTGGCCCACCACCACCGCCAATTGCTGTGTCCTCTGTGGTGTGTCAGCGCGAGATAACGTTTGACAGGCGAAGCGATGTTGGGGCACATGCGCACCACCGCTGATCGTGAGGCACTgaaaatttcaaaaaaaaaaaaaacctcCTTGAAATAATATGGTAGCTTATTTATGTTGGCTTTCCAGAAACTTCACCTGGAAGCACACGAATCATCACTTCAATATATCTACAAAAGCAGGCAAAAATAGTTTGGGTCCTTTTCTCCTGCTCCGCGTGGTCAGTCAGGCCGAGGCCGGGCACCGCACGATGGACATGGACATGCACTCCAGCATCTCATCGTATCTCAAGTACGAAGTTGAACCTAGTTCCGAGCTGTGGTACTCCCTGCTGCACAGATGCACCGCCGGCTTTGCCACTGCCGAACACCAATCGACGAACGCGTTCGTGTGACGGTGCGAGATCTGGGTGTGTGTGCATGCAGCCAGCACCGCGACAACACGGCCATTCCTTCTGGCACCGGCTTCACGGAAAGTCGAGTAGTGTGGTGGCCGTGCCCACCTCGCCGCCGTCCCCGCAAGATTCGCCCGGAAAAGCCCGGCGCTTTACCCGTCCACCACAAAAGCGACAGTGCTGGTAAATTTAACACGCGGAACACGATGGTGgcgtcgttttctttttttttttcccTTTTTTTTGCATTGGTGATTCGGAAACAAGATCCAAAAACTGTGTCCGTCTCACGGTGGTCCGAGCATTTCTACTTTTTGAATATCAGATTATGAGAGCATCTGTTTTTAGGACCAACTTCACTTCGAGCAAGGAGACCTCCTCTATAGATCCTTTCTATTTTTCTGGTCACCAAATTAGctctaaataatataataatatgTGAAGATCGAAGTTGTTTGATCACTTTCGTTCTATGCCCGAAAGTTTCATCAACAAAATTACAATACAAAGCCTTAAGGCATACGAAGATTTTCGTTACCTACGAAGGCTGCACGATACAACCATGAGACTCTAGATTATAAATACAGACTATTTATGGAGAAACGTGTAGAGACATATTCTTGACGAAGAGCCCGTCCGTTATATTTTTTCAATTAGCCCCAAGAGACCTCTCTAGAGACCTTATATTAATTAAGATTATACATGTCTAGTGATCGTGAATAACTATTTTTTTATTTCACGTTCGACCATATATTATCTATATTTGATATAGACTCTTCTATAGTTCTATTTAGAAcctctaaaactaatagttagggTTCCAAACACCTATAGCTAATATTCCAACTAATTGTTAGCTAACTCACAACTAACAATTAGTTCGTTAACTGGCTAAACTCAGCTAACAATTTATTACGCCTACTAATTTTTAGATGTAGGGGTCCCAAATAGACCTTTAGGTGACGTTTGGTTcatgaaatgtaacgtaaatggtaatgaTAATGATTCACACTCGAATACCGGTGTTAACAAGTTTGAATAAGCCTGTATCCATTTCTAGTGTGGTATTGATTACGGTTGAACTTAAACAAACATAATTTAACGTTATAGGTTATCCATCACGTtaccaatatgtgaaccaaacgacaccttAAACCAATGTGGTCATTAGGGCATATACAAACCCAAGCTCTTAGATCGGTTTTTCATGTGTAAAAGACAGCTACGGGACTACATTATACAACCAAGTTCATTAAATCATAAATACCCCATCGGTCTCAAAATAGTAGTGGTTTTAGCTATTGGTTTTCATTTCTATATTCAAATAAATGATGATAGATGTAGATTCATATATAAATCACATGCATCAAAATTTGCATAAACATACAAATTCTCTAGACCGACTACTATTTTGGGAATGGATAGAGTATATACCAGAAACGTAAAACTTACTACACGCTTTAGTACTGGCACATGTCAACGCTGTAGAAAAATAACATGAAGGTCGTATCAGCGACGCCGTTTCCTTTTATGCCCAAGCCGGTATTATTGCGCACTTTGTATAAAAGAACATTTGCTACTACGGTGTCGATCTGAACCAAAACAAAAAAAAGGGGCCAGTTTTTTAATTAGTGGCGAAGTCAGTGGGGGACGGAGAAACAACTAAACATCCCGGTCCCACGAAGGCGACGTGCATTAGCCTAGGCACCCATCCGTCCGGCCATCCCGGGTGGGCCGTGTGGTGGTTAGCGTACGTGGCCAACTCAACTCACCCGCGCTTTCGTTTCTCGGGGGATCGCTGCCGCTGGCAACTGAATGACCCCGATCGATCGCTTTCCATCACGTTCCTCACATCACACACTGCATTGTTCACGCCATGGCTAGCTATCCCCTTATTTTATCGACGTAGTCCCCCCTCCCTTGTTGCTCGTCCCCGTCGTCGTCCATGGCGTTTTTCACCACGTAGTACGGTGACGACCCACGACTACTAGCTAGACCAATCCACCATCCTGCCAGCTGATTGGCCATCACCGGGCACcatttgatcacacgcctctagtACCTGGATAAAAATAATCACACATGCTTGGTCCATTGACATTTCGGCGCTCGGAGTGCGCGCGCGTCAGGTCACTTGCCCACGCGCATGCGCCTCTGCTGCTTCTCCTCGTCTCGACCTCCCGTGCGTCAAATAAGACGAAGGTGATTCGCGCTTCGCAGATCCACTCTCAGGGTCAGGTTATTGAACCGCTGCCTAACTTGAAAAAAAAAAGGAGTCGCAACCACGCCACGAGCACCATGTTTGTTTGGTTTTATTGTTTTTCTAATAGAAAAAAGGTTCTTTTACGAAAGAGAGAGGGAGACAGGGAAAAAAAGAAACGGGAAACAATTGGAAAAGCAGCTCCTGCTGAAAACGTCTTTCACTACAGCAGCAGCAGCGCTGTCTGCAACGAACGGATAAAAAGGCGAGCCGCCAAAGCGCGGAAACCGACTGGATTGGACCGCCAAAGTAGGACCGCAGCACATGCCAATGCCCTGCGTCCGTCCCATGGGCCATGGCCATACCATACCACACGAGGCGGTTAATTAGCGAGAGTTGGATGGATCTGAGTATCTGACTGACCTCCTCCTAATCGTATCCCAGTTCAAACTATAGTGCGGTTGCGTTTCAAAGCGTATCCTGGGCCAACGACCGGCACGCCCCCCGGTCCGTCCGCGGACGTACATACGGAAAACTAATAAAACTTGGCAaccaactcctcctcctcctAGCAAGGATTTGGATTTCTTTTGAATCCTTTGACGTTCGTCTAAACCAAGGTAGCTAGGACCAGACCGACTTGTTCTTATTATATGGACACGATTTGTTTATTACGCGAAACGATCGGTACGGACGTTTAAGGATTGCTCGAACATGCGTGTCTGCGGCGGATGGGAGAGCTAGATCTGATCGGGCCATCACGTCGTCGATCCGGGAACAAAGCCGGAGGCTTGCTACTGGTAGCTGGGACAAACACGGTGGTTTGACCTGACAAGCCGATTAGCTGCCTGCCTTCCTGTTCCTACCTAGCTGCACTGCGATTAGAGAGTCAACGCTGCTTGCATCGGAGAACGGACGGACCCCCGgatgcgtgtgtgtgtgtgtgaatcCAGGCCCACGCGCGGTCCTCCGCTAGCTCTAAACATTTTACCGAGACCGGACCCGGACCAGATACCGTACGCGACTTTGGGTGCGCACCGCCATGTGGACACGCGCTCTCCTCGGCGAATACTAAACATTTTATCTGCTCCTGCTCGCGCATGCATGGAGCTGACGGAACTCGCTCGCCGAGTCAAGGCGGCGGCAAAGTCCAAGGCACCCGCCCGGCCCGCGCCGCGCACCGCGTAGGCGTGTAGCTAGCTTGCCGCGGCTGGCTGGCTGTCAGTGTCAGGGTCGTGGACTAGTCGGCAGGCAGCTGGCAGCCAGAGGCAGAGTCAGTTCGGGAATCGGGAGGATCGGCGGCAGGTGCCGCGCCCTGACCAGCAGAGCAGGGCTTCCCGCGCGAGTTGCGACCTTGTCTCGCGTGTCTGTGCCTCCCTCGGGGCCATGGAATCGCCACGTCCCAATCGCTCGCTAGTGGCAACCACTCCATTAAATAAATCACCCTCCGCCGTGGCCGCTTCCCATCCTCCACCCCGGTTATAAAAACCCGTCGCCCGCCGTGTCACCTCACATTTCGGAAGCTAGCTAGCTCTGCCCTCTGCTCGGGGCTCCTCCTTCCCAgtaacaactaacaagtctacacaCAGGGGACACCACAAGTACAtcgccaccgacggaggaggaacaACAAGAACCCCGATGACAATTGCAGCCGCGGTGACCGCGCCCACGTCCGCGCCAGTGCACGTCGCGCCGCGCCACGCCAGCCCCGCGGTCCAGCCGCGCGCCGCGCCGCGCAGGGAGCCGTCGCCGCTCAACCCCAACGCGCCGGCGCAGGCGCTCCGCTCGGCCAGCCCCGGCGGCGGCGGGTCTTCCGCGGCCCCGGACGGCGCCAGGGCTCACATCGCCAACCTTGACAAGGTGCTCGGGAAGCCGCCGCAGGTGCCGAGGCCCGCGAGCCACGCCGCCGCGAGCAGGCAGGGCCAGGGCCAGGGCCAGGACGGCGAGCAGGAGCCGCTCAACGTCCGGCACGGCCTGCTCAACGCGCTCAACCTCTCCTTCTTCGTGCCCATGCCCGGGATGCGGGCGCGGACGGCCGCCGACGAGCACATGTCGCCGCGCAGCCTCATGCACATGCAGCAGCTCCTCTCCGCCGACTCCCCGCGGGCCTCCCCGCGGTGCACCATCGCGCCGCGCTGGCGCAGCCTCCACGGGGAGGGCGGCTGGGAGGGCCTGCTCGACCCGCTGGACTCCGACCTCCGCCGCGAGCTCCTCCGCTACGGCGACTTCGTGCAGGCCGCGTACCAGGCCTTCCACTCGCTGCCCACCGCGTCGGCGAGGCACCGCGGCCTCATGCTCCCCGACCGCTCCTACCGCCCCACGCGCAGCCTCTTCGCCACCTCCGCGCTGTCCATGCCGCCGTGGGCCAAGCGCCCCAACACGCCCGAGTGGCTCACGCAGCAGTCCAACTGGGTCGGCTACGTCGCCGTCTGCGAGTCGGAGCGGGAGGTCGCCCGCATGGGCCGCCGCGACATCGCCATCGTGCTGCGCGGCACCGCCACCTGCCTCGAGTGGGCCGAGAACCTCCGCGCCTCGCTCGTGCCCCTCGACGGCGGCGACAGCAGCGACGGCGCCGACACGCCGCCGCCGGAGCCAGAGCCCAAGGTGGCgcggggcttcctcagcctctacAAGACGGCCGGGGACAAAGTCAGGAGCCTGTCCGAGGAGGTCATGGACGAGGTGCGCCGCCTCATGGACAAGTACAAGGGCGAGGAGCTCAGCATCACGGTCGTCGGCCACAGCCTCGGCGCCGCCCTGGCGCTCCTCGTGGCCGACGAGGTCGCCACCTCCatccccgacgcgccccccgtcgcCGTCGTCTCCTTCGGGGGCCCCAAGGTGGGCAACGCCGCGTTCGTCGATAGGCTCGCCAGCAGCGGCAAGGTCAACGTCCTCCGCATCGTCAACGCCGGCGACGTGGTCACCAAGGTGCCCGGGGTGGCGCCGCGGCTGCCCAACAAGAAGGAGCAGTACCAGCACGTGGGCGCGGAGCTCCGGATCGACAGCAAGAACTCGCCGTGCCTCCGCCCGGATGCGGGGCCCGCCTGCCGCCACGACCTGGAGGCGTACCTGCACCTCATCGACGGCTTCACCGGGACGGGGCGCCCGTTTCGGCACGACGCGCGCCGCAGCGTCATCCGCCTCCTGCAGCTGCAGAGGGGCAACGTCAAGAAGGAGTACGTGAACCGGGCGCGCGAGCTCGGCGTCGACCCCGCCGCGCCGGCGGACGTCAGCCGGAGCATGGCGTACGGGAACTGCGCCGTCGCCAGCCCCTCGTGAGGGATCAAATTATTATTACGTCTCCTTCGGTGGACCGTCATGTAAATTTTGTAGGAGGGAAAGAAGAATTCTTTCGTTAGTTGCCGGTGCGATCCGGGAAAGATCTCCCGTCTTCCGTTTCGTTTCGTTTTGACATCGATGCATGTACAGGACCAAAAAAAAAAAACAGGCAAGCCGCAAGCGCAAGTGCGTGCGCAGCCCAATCAATAAGTGAAAGCGTGTCTTGATGTGTTCTTTGACGGGTGCCCCATTGTTTCTTTCCGAGAGAGACCGCCTACTCCATAAGTTGGATTTTTTCAACTCTTCGGAATGCTGATGTGAAAAAAAGAAGAGGAAGTAAGCTGTAAGTTTACAACTAGTTTATACAGGGAAGAAACTTTTTGAGAGAAGAAAAAATATAATAAAGCCGAGAAGATAAGGAAGGCAAGCCCATGGGGATGTAAAGAACCAACGTGGACGTCTAACTCATATATTTCCTTCAGTTCCGAATTAGAAGTCGTTTTAAACAAGATTTGAATtaaacttataaaattttgactcCAAATAACCGTTTTATTATTTAGTTTTAAAATCTAATAGTCATATGTACCAATTTATATTAAAAAGTACTTATACAAAAATATAAATATATTAATAGTTCATGTGTATGTTAACAAAAAATGATAAAAACTATATTTTAGACACCGTGTTACTGTCCTAAACTACTTGTAATTTGGAACTGAAGGGAGTATGCTATAGCGCTTAACGGAGGTCTAGTCCAGTTGAAGTCCATCATGGATTTTAGAGCAGTCATAGATAAAATCGACGTCCATTACACATATACTATTTCCAATGACCCATATTTGCGTAGAGCCATAGAAAGATAAATCGATAAGCTCACCATTGTTAAAATTGAGAAACTCGATGGAACTGGATTGCTCAAAAAAAGTTGCAGTTGATGTGTTTGGCTACCTAGAGTTTAAAGTTAGAGCATGACAAACAAGGTATAATAATAAATAGATTTATTAGCAGACATATTTATAAATCACTACTACAAATTTCAGTTATTAATTTCTAGTACTAATATATTCAAACAAACTATTAGCAATCATCCTTTTCGAAACTTTTCGAAACAActaacgccccgtttggatcactagaattgaattccattctaataatagtaatttagacatATATTAATTAAGTTAATTCGCTTTTATATAAAATATATTTgtgtactattattagcaagatgtcctaTATATTTatttgctacatttttactatagatgaATAGAACGAAGAGTGTCATCTAAGTTACAgaatagaaacaaattctactcatGCATAAAATTATTTCCTATCCTCtaccctatgaatttgagatagacttatatctgaactttggaaagtgatgGAATGCCAAATtctaaactaaataagttactttattgagtgaatttcaattcctttaaaatgaagggatccaaacgtctCGTAATAGTAAACTAAATTGGACTATAGCGACTAGTTGACCAGATTGTACTAGTAAAATTCTCGTACAATATTACGATTTTTACTACGATGAAGTATAGAGTATAAAAAAGATATGTGTATTATGCATCCACCGGCCAGGGCTCAAAGACGTCCTTTCGCAGTTGGCACACATCAGAGTCCTACCAAGTGGCACCAAAGCTCGTTCTCCCGACCCCGACTGTCCCCAATGCGCAGTCCGCGAGGCCTCCTCACCGCCTCCGGCTACCTTGCGGGCCGGCACGCTCCGTCGCCCTCCGTGTCCACCACTGGCCACAACTCCCTACTCGCTCGCACCTTCCAAATCCTAGCCCAGCCGGAGTCCGTCCGTCTGCAGAAGCACCCGGCACCCAACTCCGGTCTGTGAACCTGCCATCTAGAAGCCACTGTCGTTTCTTAAAATTTTGATTGTTTTGGCAGCTGCTCTAAAAATTCCTCCTTTTGATTATTCTTTGACCTGGAACCCCGTTCAGGGATCTTAGAGCTGAGGCTGGAGCGGCCGGAAGTCAAGAACGCCATTAATTGGGATATGATGAGGATGCTGCGGAGCGCCATAGAGAAGATTCAGGCCGACACGACGGCGAAGGTCGTCCTTGTTGCGAGCTCCGTGCCGGGGGCTTTCTCTGCAGGCGCCGATCTCAAGGTCTGGACTATGCAGTTTGGTTTAGATGGGCTTAGCCGTTTGGATGTTGGGACACAATAAAATGAACATGACTTCGATTTCAGTAGAAGACAACCAAGAGTGGTTTAGGTGCATGTGCGTATTCCAGATTAGTTATTGATGATTAAAGAGCAGTTGTGCAATGCTATCAGCATAATAGACTGGTGAACTTTGAGTAATGCTGATATTGATGTTCGGAAATATTGTGTGCCATAGATTCAATTGTTAAAAGGAAAAGGAATGGTTGGAGTGCTGTGAAGTGGAGTGCGGAAAAGAAAGACTCGTGGCTAAAAAAGCCAGCACATAGAAGAGTCAGGTATCTTGAGGTGCGTCTAAGTATGTGTGACAAAATGATGGGACATGTTTCGATAGGCAATTTCTTTTGTAAAGAATGCTTGAAGGACAACTCTAGAAAATATAGAGTCTATGTTTAGTAGAGACTAGTGTGTGTGGCTCAAAGAGGAACAACCATGACCTCGTATATATGTTGAAATGCTACTATTCCATATTTGATTGCGTGATTGGCTGATTGCTCTAGATTTGACTGTATATAATTTTGGTATGCACTGAATAAAGTAATTTATATCAGGAACCAATGGAGATTAATCTAGAAATATTTACTTATTTGTTTCTTTGATGGCTGTTCTATTTCTGAAACTCTTAACTTTTAACAGTGACTAATTGCTTCTATGATTCTGATTATTTCCTATTTTTCTGAAACATTATGTTCCTTACAATTTAATCAGGGACACGTCCCACAGTCCCACCAAACTCAGGTTGGACGCTTTTTTTTATCTTTGAGAATTAATAATTTGTAGCATATTATCTTTTCTATTAGCAGCTATAAAGTGTGCTGTAAGCCTTTATTATGTAGTGAGTAGTGACATCAGAGTACTGCTAAAAGGATCATTTTTGCACACTCCGCTGTGACATTGATTTCTCAACCAATTTGTTTGACATATCATAAATTCATAATTAATACAGTAATACTTGCCTCCTTGTTTCTGTCCTTGTTTTGACCTTTATATCAGTTCAAGAATAAAAAACATCATATTCATTGTATAGTGGCTAATGAAATGACAAGGGCCGCATCTCAGAGCAATACTATTGTTAGCAGGAAAGGAGGCTAATGAGTTCTTCTGACGTTGGGGGGTATGCTAGATCCTTGAGGTCTACATTTTCGTCTTTTGAGGTCTGCACCTCGAACTCAAGTTTAATATACCCTTTTGCATGTGTAACATTAAATCAACAAAATAGGTAATGGTAAACATACAACTACAAGCATCTTTATACAAGTTGCCCCATGACTCATTTTTCCTTATCATTGGCCATAGTTATTTGATGTACATATCAGCATATGTTGTTCCAACACTGGTTACAAATCACAGTTTGTTTCAATAGGCACTTCCTATTCCAACAATTGCTGTCATTGAAGGAGCTGCCCTTGGTGGTGGGCTAGAACTGGCTTTGGCGTGCGATC is a genomic window of Zea mays cultivar B73 chromosome 5, Zm-B73-REFERENCE-NAM-5.0, whole genome shotgun sequence containing:
- the LOC100281723 gene encoding triacylglycerol lipase like protein, yielding MTIAAAVTAPTSAPVHVAPRHASPAVQPRAAPRREPSPLNPNAPAQALRSASPGGGGSSAAPDGARAHIANLDKVLGKPPQVPRPASHAAASRQGQGQGQDGEQEPLNVRHGLLNALNLSFFVPMPGMRARTAADEHMSPRSLMHMQQLLSADSPRASPRCTIAPRWRSLHGEGGWEGLLDPLDSDLRRELLRYGDFVQAAYQAFHSLPTASARHRGLMLPDRSYRPTRSLFATSALSMPPWAKRPNTPEWLTQQSNWVGYVAVCESEREVARMGRRDIAIVLRGTATCLEWAENLRASLVPLDGGDSSDGADTPPPEPEPKVARGFLSLYKTAGDKVRSLSEEVMDEVRRLMDKYKGEELSITVVGHSLGAALALLVADEVATSIPDAPPVAVVSFGGPKVGNAAFVDRLASSGKVNVLRIVNAGDVVTKVPGVAPRLPNKKEQYQHVGAELRIDSKNSPCLRPDAGPACRHDLEAYLHLIDGFTGTGRPFRHDARRSVIRLLQLQRGNVKKEYVNRARELGVDPAAPADVSRSMAYGNCAVASPS
- the LOC100193367 gene encoding Probable enoyl-CoA hydratase 2, mitochondrial yields the protein MRSPRGLLTASGYLAGRHAPSPSVSTTGHNSLLARTFQILAQPESVRLQKHPAPNSGILELRLERPEVKNAINWDMMRMLRSAIEKIQADTTAKVVLVASSVPGAFSAGADLKERRLMSSSDVGGYARSLRSTFSSFEALPIPTIAVIEGAALGGGLELALACDLRICGENAELGLPETSLAIIPGAGGTQRLPRIIGRSRAKELIFTGRRCGAAEAVTMGLANYCVPAGEAYQKALDIACEITQKGPMGIRMAKKAINEGAEVADMSSALAIEGECYEQLLYTQDRVEALAAFAEKRKPVYTGK